The nucleotide sequence GACATCAAAAGAATGCAGACACAGAAATGCgggagagggcagagaggggaTCACCTCAATCCACCTTCTGGTTCACCTCGTCCTGCGAGTGCCGCTCCACCTGGGTCGGGATAAAATCATCCTCCCCATCGGTCATCTGAGTGGAAAGAACAGGAAATGTGGGGCAGCTTGATGATAGAAAAGTGAGCAAAGCTGAGAAAGGGAGGATGGGAGAGAGAGAATGAGGGAAGCAGCCTCTCACCTGAGAGCAGCCGAGCCCTTTGCTGCGCTTCCGCTGCGACATTTCTCACAGCGgctctgagaggaaaaaaagcaccgGGCGGGCTAAAACCGCGACTGGAGCACCCCTAAGGCCGCTCACCGCCTCCCACCTTCTGCAAGGCCGCAGAGCCTCCCTCTAAGGCCCGGCCCACGACCCGACCCgacccggcccggcccggccacGAACCGTCACCGACCGCGCTCCGAGCGCGACTGCGCTGGCCCCGCCCACACCCGCCGACCCCTCCCGCGCCAGCCCCGCTTCCCATTGGAGCAGCCCCCAATAGCCCCGCCCATAATTCCATCACCGTGTCACGATTGGCCGAGAGACGGAGCTCGCCCCGCCCCCTGGCGCCCGCCAGGCGTCTCGCGCTCCGCCCTCCCCGCACTCCCTCCCCTCAGGTGGAGAAAAAGGCGGGAAAAGTTTAGcgcaccccctcccccccctcacGGCGAGGAAATGGCGGCAAAGCGCTGGAAAAAAGCCGCACAACACCTCAAAATGACCCGCAGTGGCGCGTTTGGCCCCTTCCCCTGCTTAAACAGCCGTCATGGAAGCACCTCCGCTGCCGCCACCACCTGCAACGCGCTGCCAGGGCCCTTCCCGCAGGTGGAGAACAAGGTGGCAAAATGGCGGCGGAGGCTGAGGGGAGCTTGGTGCCCGTAGCCCCCGCCCAGCCCGGCAATGAGATAttgggggcaccccaaaataaAGGGGTAGGGTCACCCTGGGGGTCAGGACTTCCAGGGGGGCCGTCTGGAGAGGTTTTGGGGAAGGGTCTCAAATCCTCTGAGGAGCTCTGAAGGCATTTTGGAGTCCTtgaagggtttggggaggggtctcggggATGGTTTGGATAGTTTGGAttggtgggggggggaggaattttttcttgtcctgtccctttaAGCGGACCACGCCCCTTTAATTGAGCCACGCCCCTTTAAGCAAACTCCACCCTTTGATGTCCCGCCCATCCCCGAGTAAGCCCCGCCCTGTTACCCTGGCAACCGCCTCTTGCCGGAAGTGACGCGCCGGAAGCGGCAGCGGCGCCATGAAGCTGCTCACCCACAACCTGCTGAGCTCCCACGTGCCGGGGCTACGGCCCGGGGGCGGATTCCCCCTGCGGATCGAGGTGCGGGGCGCGGGGGGAACCCCGGGGCACCGGGAACGGGGGGAGACGCCGCGGTTCCCGCCCCCCTGCAAGGCCCCGCCACCTCTCGCCGTTACCGGTTACCGAAGCCGTTAGCGGAACCTTAGCGGTGCCCCCGTTACCGGATCCCAGCTTCTCCCCATTCCCCTGGCACCGCCGTGATTCCGTATTTGCCCGTATTTACCCGCTGTCACTTCCGGTAGCTCCCCGGTAACTCCTCCATTAACCCTGTGGATCCCTGGTAATTTCTCCCGTTACTGTCAATAAATCCCCTGTTAACGGCTTGTTAAACCCGTTAACCCTCCCCCGTTATCCCCGTTCCCGTTATCCCAGTCCCCGATCCATTTGTGTGGGGCCGGTTCCTCCCCGTTATCCCCCCGTTAATTCCCCGTTAACCCTCTCGTTACCCTCATTAACCGCCGGTAATTTCCCCCGATAAATCCCCGTTAAACCCCGTTCCCTCCCGTTAACCCCCGGTAGCCGCTCTCACCCCCCGTTAACTTTGCCGGTAACTCCTCCAGTTACCGCCGTTAACGGCGCCGTTAAAACTCCCGTTAACCCCCAATTAACTCCCCCGTTATCCCCCCGTTCCCTCCAGGTTCCGGTCCGGTTGGAACCCCCCGTTAATCCCCTTGTTCCCCCGTTAACTCCCCCGGTTCCCCCCGGTTCGGGTCCCCGgtttcccccccccccggtTCCGGTAACTCCCCCCGGTCCCCGCAGGCCGCCGAGGTTCGGGTCCGCCCGGTGCCGTTCAACGCCGCCTTCGTGTCCCGGTTGGTGCCGCGGCTGCGCTGGGACGCGCTGCGGGAGGCGGCGGAGAGCGTGAGCACCGGGGGGGCACCGGGAACCGAG is from Haemorhous mexicanus isolate bHaeMex1 chromosome 35 unlocalized genomic scaffold, bHaeMex1.pri SUPER_35_unloc_3, whole genome shotgun sequence and encodes:
- the TRMT112 gene encoding multifunctional methyltransferase subunit TRM112-like protein encodes the protein MKLLTHNLLSSHVPGLRPGGGFPLRIEAAEVRVRPVPFNAAFVSRLVPRLRWDALREAAESVPPEPTPGYEADEEFLRRLHHVLLEVEVLEGSLQCPDSGRRFPISRGVPNLLLSEDEA